In Nicotiana tabacum cultivar K326 chromosome 17, ASM71507v2, whole genome shotgun sequence, one DNA window encodes the following:
- the LOC142171886 gene encoding uncharacterized protein LOC142171886: MCDASDVDVGEVLGQRKEKMFRPIYFAIRTLNNAQVNYAATKKEFFVVVFAFDKFRSCLVGSKVIVHTDHSDLKYLLSKKESKPRLMRWVLLLQEFDLEIKDRKGRENQVVDHPSRLETPPVETIDVREEFPDEQIFSIAAVSERPPWYVDVANLLASGWLMRDLSHDQRRKLQDGVIRRCVPEGEMASILSHCHYGVAGGHYGGNRTAANVMEASFYWPTLYKDTHAYVAARANVKGQEGERGQSVGDKHEGKHGGQEKVEWGQSVGEQRVGGKGKWSGDTRWKMGAGKME, from the exons ATGTGTGATGCCAGTGATGTAGATGTGGGGGAAGTTCTGGggcaaagaaaagagaaaatgttTAGGCCCATTTACTTTGCCATTAGGACGTTGAATAATGCTCAAGTCAACTATGCCGCTACTAAGAAAGAGTTCTTTGTTGTGGTGTTTGCTTTTGACAAGTTTAGATCATGTCTTGTGGGGAGCAAAGTGATTGTACACACGGATCACTCAGACTTGAAATATTTGTTGAGTAAGAAAGAGTCCAAGCCGCGTCTGATGCGGTGGGTTTTGTTGCTCCAAGAGTTTGACTTAGAGATCAAAGATAGAAAGGGCAGAGAAAATCAAGTCGTCGATCATCCATCTCGACTTGAAACACCTCCGGTTGAAACAATTGACGTAAGAGAAGAGTTTCCCGATGAGCAGATTTTCTCCATTGCTGCGGTCTCCGAAAGACCGCCTTGGTATGTTGATGTAGCCAACCTTTTGGCTAGTGGATGGTTGATGCGTGACCTCTCTCATGATCAAAGAAGGAAgcttcaag atggtgtgattcgaagGTGTGTGCCTGAAGGAGAGATGGCAAGCATTCTTTCTCATTGCCATTATGGAGTAGCTGGAGGACACTATGGTGGCAATCGCACTGCAGCAAATGTCATGGAAGCCAGCTTCTATTGGCCTACTTTGTACAAAGACACACATGCGTATGTAGCTGCACGTGCCAACGTCAAAGGGCAG GAGGGGGAGAGGGGACAAAGTGTGGGAGACAAGCATGAGggcaagcatgggggacaagaaaAAGTGGAGTGGGGACAAAGTGTGGGGGAACAAAGAGTGGGGGGCAAGGgaaagtggagtggggacacGCGTTGGAAGATGGGAGCGGGAAAGATGGAGTGA